The region ATTTGGAACGCATGTTAAATTATATGTTCCAAATCATATGGGCTTACGTAATCCAATCTTTTCTAATGCTATTAGTATTGTGGAGTATGGTTCATCATTAGATGATATTTACGAATTAGCCAATGCAGCTGTTACTGGTGAAACGATTATTTTCACAAGTCTTCCAGAAGAAGAATATAATGAAGAGAGTCAACCAATGGTACAAGAAAGTTATGTACCTGAAAAACCAGTAAAAAAACAAAAAGTTAAAGAAAAAGAAATCGAAACAGATGAAAATAATCAAGGTAATGTCAAAAAGAAATTAAAAGGCTTCCTGGCTAATATTTTTGACTAACTAAATTAGGAGGATGACTCACATGGAATTTTCAATTGATAATAATATTGACAATGGTGCAATTATAAAAGTAATCGGTGTTGGTGGCGGCGGTGGAAATGCTGTTAACCGTATGATAGAAGGAAACGTTAAAGGTGTTGAATTTATCGTAGCTAATACGGACGTTCAAGCACTAAAAGATAGTAAAGCTGAAACAGTTATCCAATTAGGACCTAAATATACACGTGGCTTAGGTGCAGGTTCACAGCCAGAAGTTGGTAAAAAAGCAGCAGAAGAAAGTGAAACATTAATTGCAGATGCGCTAACAGGTGCCGATATGATCTTTATCACAGCTGGTATGGGAGGCGGTACTGGGACTGGTGCAGCGCCACAAGTTGCCAGAATTGCAAAAGAATTAGGGGCTTTAACAGTAGGTGTTGTGACGCGTCCATTTAGTTTTGAAGGACCAAAACGTGGTCGTTATGCAGCAGAAGGTATTGCTGAGTTAAAAGAAAATGTTGACACCCTATTAATCATTTCAAACAATCGTTTATTAGAAGTAGTTGATAAAAAGACACCTATCTTAGAAGCTTTCCGAGAAGCAGACAATGTGTTGCGTCAAGGTGTTCAAGGTATTTCTGATTTAATTACAGCACCAGGTTATGTGAACCTAGATTTCGCTGATGTTAAAACAGTAATGGAAAATCAAGGAACAGCCCTAATGGGTATTGGAGCAGCAACTGGTGAAGACCGTGTTGTTCAAGCAACAAAACAAGCAATTGCTTCACCATTATTGGAAACATCAATTGCAGGTGCTGAACAAGTCTTGCTTAATATCACAGGTGGTTTAGATATGACATTATTCGAAGCACAAGATGCTTCAGATATTGTAACAGGTGCTGCTGATGGTGATGTAAATATTATCTTAGGTACTTCAATTAATGAAGATATGAAAGATGAAATTATTGTAACTGTTATTGCAACAGGAATTGATCCTTCAAAAAACGAAAAAAAAAAAGAACATAGCACACCGAGAGTAAATCATTCAACTCGTGTTCAAAGTGCTGCTCCAACACAAGTATCACAACCTAAATTAGATCCTGCTGTTGCAGTAACAAATGAACCGCAAAATTTTGGTTCTAAAATTGAAGTTGAAACTCCAAAAAAAGATACAACAACTAGTGTTCTAGGTGATTGGGATATTCGTCGCGATCCATCAGCTGTCAATCAAACAGAAGATTTAAAGATTGAAAAAATGGCTAAAAAAGAGTTCGATTCTGTTCCAACAGATGCTGTATCAACAGAAGATGATGAATTAAATACACCTGCATTTTTCCGTAGAAATAAATAAAGTGAGGTCATTGGATGTTTGAGAAGAATATAGACAAGTTAAAATTGAATATATCTCAGGCATGTAAAGCAAGTAATCGTGACATAAAAGATGTTAAAGTACTTGCTGTGACTAAGTCGGTTTCATGCGATACAGCAAAAGAATTATTACCTTTAGGTTATAATTCTTTTGCTGAAAATCGTGTGGATAGTTTTTTAGAAAAAAAAGAATATTTTAGGTCGGAAAATATAGAGTGGCATCTAATTGGAACCCTCCAAAGAAGAAAAGTTAAGAAAGTAATTAATGAAATTGATTATTTTCATGCCCTTGATAATTTTAAACTAGCTGAAGAAATACAAAAACGAGCGAATCACAGTATTAATTGTTTTGTTCAAATAAATGTTTTTGGCGAAAAAACGAAACAGGGCGTATCATTATCTCAAACAATTAATTTTATTAAATCTCTTGCGGAGTTTGATAAAATAAAAGTTGTTGGTTTAATGGCAATGGCTCCACGTGAAGCAGATGATTTTGAAATTCAAACAGGTTTTGATGCAGTTGCAAAAAAACGTTTAGAGATTGAAAATTTGAAATTATCTTATGCACCATGCTCAGAATTAAGTATGGGAATGAGTCAAGATTATGCGTTAGCGATCAAATCTGGAGCAACATATGTTAGAATTGGTACAGCTTTTTTCAACGACTAGAAAACACGAAGGATGAGTAATAATGAATATGTTGATAGCAACTGAAAAAATACAAAAGTTTTTCGGCCTAAACGAAAGCGATGATTTTGAACCAGCAGGTAAGCCTGTTCAAAAAGTTCAAGAAAATCAGCCTGTTTCTTCTAGCCAAAAACAACAGAAAGTAGAGTCCGAGTATTCTACGAATGATAATCAGCCTAGTCAGAGAATGACTCAAGCTAAATCTCCAAAGAAGATTTTTCAAAAAGCGGCCACAGCTGCTCAACCAAAGACACAAGCAGCGACAGCTACTCGTGAAAAAAATATTAGACTAGAAAATGAAACACGTGAAAATACCCGCATTCCTGAAAAAATTGTAACGTTGGGTCAAAATGAACGTGTTCCTAATCAAAAGCAACCGGGAGATTCTGGTATGCAAAAAATTTCTATTGTAGAACCACGTACTTATACAGAATCAAAAAATATTGCACAATCGCTTTTCCGAGAAGAAGCTGTTATTATTAATTTTCATTTAGTAGAAGAAGAGCAAGCCCGACGTATTATTGATTTCTTAACAGGGATTGTCTATGCGATTGACGGTGATATTCAACGTATTAGTGGAGAATTATTCATTTGTACTCCTAAAAATATGGAGATTGATAGTGCAACTGCTCAAAGTCTATTAAAAACACAATTTAGAGACTATTAGAAGGATGTGTTGATTTGTTATATACATTGGTCAACTTTATAGCCTTTTTATCTGAATTATACTCAGGAGCATTGGTTATTTATGCATTATTATCATGGTTTCCAGGTGCTTACGACTCAGCTATTGGCCGTTTCTTAGCAAGTATTTGTGAACCTTATATTAGAATATTTGATAGACTCAATTTGAATATTGGTGGTATTGGTTTTTCAATTATGATAGCTGTAATTGTATTGAACTTTGGAACGAGGATTTTAATTAATTTCTTAATGTTATTTGTATAAGATAAAAGGTTAACCAGAAAGGATGTGATTCTATGAATGTAAATGTTTACCAGCATTTTCGGAAAGAGGAGCATCCTTTTGTGGACATGGTAAGTGATTGGATAGCTCAAGTTGAAGGTCAATATGCTCCTTACTTAACAGATTTTTTAGACCCACGTCAAGCTTATATTTTAGAAATGCTAGCAAAAAGTAATGGCAATCTACAATTTAGTTTTTATGGTGGCTATGAGCAATCAGAGCGTAAGAGAGCGTTGATTTATCCTGATTATTATGCACTAGATTTAGATGATTTTGATATAGTCAATTATGAGATCAACTATCCTACAAAATTTTGTGATTTATCTCATGGTAAAATTTTAGGAACCTTATTAAGTACCGGTATTAGGCGAGAATTTTTTGGTGATATTATTTCTGATGGTTTTCGTTGGCAGTTCTTTGTAAAAAAAGATATGGCCAATTTTATCGAAGCACAGTTTGATAAGATTGGAAAAGTTCCTATTAAGATAAATGAATGTTCATATACAGATATTCTTATTCCAAAAGATACCTGGGAAATTGAACATTTGACAGTAACATCTTTGCGGATTGATGTTATCATCTCTTCGGTTTTTAATATATCGAGACAACGGGCTAAGTTATTAATTGAAAGTAACAAAGTTAAAGTTAATTGGACTGAGACTGAACGAGTTGATACGGTTCTTGCTTTGTTAGATATTATGTCGATAAGAGGTTTTGGTAGAATTCAGTTACGTGAGATTGAAGGTAAAAGTAAAAAGGACAAGTTCAAATTGGAACTTGGAGTATTAAGAAAATAACTAAGAGGTGAAAAGAATGGGATTAAGTCCATTAGACATTAAAAACAAATCATTTTCAACGAAAATGAGAGGGTACCATCAAGATGAAGTTGATGATTTCTTAGATCAAATTATTGAAAGCTATGAAACGGTACTAAGAGAAAATCGTGAATTAGAAAAATCATTAAAACATGCAAATGAAAAAGTTAAATATTTCAATGAACTAAAAGATGCTTTGAACCAATCAATTATTGTAGCGCAAGATACTGCTGACAAATTAAAAAATACTGCTGCTAAAGAATCAGAAGTTATATTATCAACAGCGAATTCTGAAGCTGAGCGTATTGTAAGTAAAGCTAAAGCGGAAGCTGCTTTCCAATTAGCAGAGTCAACACGCAAGTCTAATGAAATTATGGACCGTGCGACAAATACATCTGATCAATTAACAAAAGAAACAGATGAGCTAAAACAAGAAACTCGCGAATTCCATCGCAAATTATCATTGTTACTTTCTTCTCAATTAGATATGGTTAAGAGCAAAGATTGGAGTGACTTATTACGCTACCCTTCATCAGAAGAGCGCGTATCAAGTCAATCAGTTAGCGAAGCAGAAAAAACACAAGCGCCAGTAGCGCCAAAAGCACCAGTAGCACCAAAAGCACCAGTAGCGCCACAAGCGCCAAAAGCACCAGCAGCGCCAAAAGCACCAGCAGCACCAAAAGCACCAGCAGCGCCAAAAGCACCAGTGGCACAAAAACCTACTTTATCAACTGAACCAGTTCAGCCTTCAGGAGAAATGGTAAAAAATAGAGGGGCTAAAAAAGTATCTTTAACAGATACAAGTGTTATTTCAGAAGATTTAATTAGAAAAACAAATGAAGCAGCAGCTGCTGCAAATAATAATCAAAACCCATTAATGGGAAAAACAACAGTTGTAACGACTGATTCAAAAGTTATGTCACCATCAGGTAAAAAAGATGGCGAAAAAACAATGAGCCGTCGTGAACGTACTAGATTATAAAATATGAAATAGAAAAGCTTATAGTTATTCTCAAAGCGAGTCAATGATAGTGAAAGATTGACAGACACTGACTATAAGAAAGATCCTTCATAGCTATTGTTTGTGAACCTTATCTAAGTTTTAGCAAACAACGTGTTA is a window of Vagococcus intermedius DNA encoding:
- a CDS encoding DivIVA domain-containing protein, giving the protein MGLSPLDIKNKSFSTKMRGYHQDEVDDFLDQIIESYETVLRENRELEKSLKHANEKVKYFNELKDALNQSIIVAQDTADKLKNTAAKESEVILSTANSEAERIVSKAKAEAAFQLAESTRKSNEIMDRATNTSDQLTKETDELKQETREFHRKLSLLLSSQLDMVKSKDWSDLLRYPSSEERVSSQSVSEAEKTQAPVAPKAPVAPKAPVAPQAPKAPAAPKAPAAPKAPAAPKAPVAQKPTLSTEPVQPSGEMVKNRGAKKVSLTDTSVISEDLIRKTNEAAAAANNNQNPLMGKTTVVTTDSKVMSPSGKKDGEKTMSRRERTRL
- a CDS encoding RNA-binding protein, with protein sequence MNVNVYQHFRKEEHPFVDMVSDWIAQVEGQYAPYLTDFLDPRQAYILEMLAKSNGNLQFSFYGGYEQSERKRALIYPDYYALDLDDFDIVNYEINYPTKFCDLSHGKILGTLLSTGIRREFFGDIISDGFRWQFFVKKDMANFIEAQFDKIGKVPIKINECSYTDILIPKDTWEIEHLTVTSLRIDVIISSVFNISRQRAKLLIESNKVKVNWTETERVDTVLALLDIMSIRGFGRIQLREIEGKSKKDKFKLELGVLRK
- a CDS encoding YggS family pyridoxal phosphate-dependent enzyme codes for the protein MFEKNIDKLKLNISQACKASNRDIKDVKVLAVTKSVSCDTAKELLPLGYNSFAENRVDSFLEKKEYFRSENIEWHLIGTLQRRKVKKVINEIDYFHALDNFKLAEEIQKRANHSINCFVQINVFGEKTKQGVSLSQTINFIKSLAEFDKIKVVGLMAMAPREADDFEIQTGFDAVAKKRLEIENLKLSYAPCSELSMGMSQDYALAIKSGATYVRIGTAFFND
- the ftsZ gene encoding cell division protein FtsZ, which encodes MEFSIDNNIDNGAIIKVIGVGGGGGNAVNRMIEGNVKGVEFIVANTDVQALKDSKAETVIQLGPKYTRGLGAGSQPEVGKKAAEESETLIADALTGADMIFITAGMGGGTGTGAAPQVARIAKELGALTVGVVTRPFSFEGPKRGRYAAEGIAELKENVDTLLIISNNRLLEVVDKKTPILEAFREADNVLRQGVQGISDLITAPGYVNLDFADVKTVMENQGTALMGIGAATGEDRVVQATKQAIASPLLETSIAGAEQVLLNITGGLDMTLFEAQDASDIVTGAADGDVNIILGTSINEDMKDEIIVTVIATGIDPSKNEKKKEHSTPRVNHSTRVQSAAPTQVSQPKLDPAVAVTNEPQNFGSKIEVETPKKDTTTSVLGDWDIRRDPSAVNQTEDLKIEKMAKKEFDSVPTDAVSTEDDELNTPAFFRRNK
- a CDS encoding cell division protein SepF; protein product: MNMLIATEKIQKFFGLNESDDFEPAGKPVQKVQENQPVSSSQKQQKVESEYSTNDNQPSQRMTQAKSPKKIFQKAATAAQPKTQAATATREKNIRLENETRENTRIPEKIVTLGQNERVPNQKQPGDSGMQKISIVEPRTYTESKNIAQSLFREEAVIINFHLVEEEQARRIIDFLTGIVYAIDGDIQRISGELFICTPKNMEIDSATAQSLLKTQFRDY
- a CDS encoding YggT family protein, encoding MLYTLVNFIAFLSELYSGALVIYALLSWFPGAYDSAIGRFLASICEPYIRIFDRLNLNIGGIGFSIMIAVIVLNFGTRILINFLMLFV